The genomic window TCCTCCTTCCATCAGAGAGTCGGCCGCGGAAGGTACGGCGACGGAGTTCGAGCCTAGCTCCGTTTGCTTGGCGAAAATGGTTCAGAGCTTCATCGAAGACAGTAGCGAGAAGCCGGCAGCAGCGAAATGCGGCCGCAACCGCTGCAACTGCTTCAACGGCAACAACAACAGCGATAGCTCCGACGAGGAACTGGACGTGTTCGGTGAATCAATCAACTCCGGTTCATTCGGGGACGCCAGCGACGCTCTCAAGGTAAACTCCCAACGACTGAAGCTTAGGGTAGTATATATCCAGCGAGTTCAGAACTTTAATTTTGTCGCGTTTTCTCAGTGTCCAAACGCTCCATTAATCGATTATTATTTTCCTTTTGCGCTTATTACAGAGTCTGATTCCTTGCGCTAGTGTTGTGGAGCGAAACCTTTTAGCTGACACTTCAAAGATCGTTGAGAAGAATAGCAAGGTCTTCAAACGAAAAGACGATTTGAGAAAGATCGTTACGGAAAGCCTTGCCTCTCTCGGCTACGATTCTTCCGTGTGCAAATCCAAATGGGAAAAAACCGTATCATATCCCGCTGGTACCATTTCTTCCCCCTAATTTTCCTCTCCTctcaaaataataacaataacgagCGGATATTTTCAATTGAAAACGGAAACTGATTGTGGAGAAATAGAACTGAATGTAATGTTCTGGCTTTTCTGATTCAGGTGAATATGAATACATCGATGCGATTGTGGAAGGTGAGAGATTGATAATTGACATCGATTTCCGATCTGAGTTCGAGATTGCTCGATCGACGGGGACCTATAAGGCGATGCTTCAGTCTTTGCCGTACATCTTCGTCGGAAAATCCGATCGTCTCTGTCAGATCGTCGCCGCCGTGTCGGAGGCGGCGAAGCAGAGCTTGAAGAAGAAAGGTATGCACGTTCCGCCGTGGAGGAAGGCGGAGTACATGCTCGCCAAGtggctctccagttcctgcactAGGGCGAGTCGTCCTCTGCCGCCGACGCCGCCTCCGTCCTCCGCAATCGAAGACGCGACGAGGAATCTAAGCGACGGCGCTGCGACTGAGAGTGAGTGTGGCGAGTTTGAACTGATCTTCGGCGAGAAGATATCGTCGCCGGAGGCGAAGGCTGTTTCCTGTGAGAAGAGCCTACCGACGATGGAGACGCCCACGTGGCAGCCGCCGGCGGTGAGAGTGAAGAGTATTGAGAGAGGAACCAAGGTGGTCACCGGATTAGCCTCTCTTCTCAGGGATAAACCATAGGAGAAAATTTTGCAcccttttctcccttttttttaatggttaattaaaaggaaaaaagaaaagtaccAAAAAACTTGGATAAGagcaacattttttttttcaaaaatttttctctgTTTTCCCCTTCTGTTTACTTTGCAAAAGAGACTCTTGTAAGAAGCAATTCTCTGTAATAAAAGagctgaaaaagaaaagaagagtaaaTATTTATTGacaaaattataaaaagtaaatctgcAAAGCATCTGAGATTATTCTATGCATTGATCCTGCATTAATCTCAATGCATAGTTTTACAACGATtgatgaaatatatatatattagtgatCATCGCAATCTCTGAAACTGGGAGTGCTTTCGGAAATCAGAATCAAGCTTTATTTTTACCTGaggttactttttaattttttgatgctCTAATGGCCTAATGGGTTTGTGGCATGTCATTATAGAGGAGTTACAACTTACAATGCTTCGGTCCCTTGAAAGGAGACAAAGGAGGATGAGACTTTTCTTAAAATGTTTTCGCATCTTTTCATGAGATCAAANNNNNNNNNNNNNNNNNNNNNNNNNCAGCAACATTGGTTtaatttttaattgtaatttctgattttattataaaaaaaattatagttaTTTTGTAAAATcgatgttttattttttttttttctcaatgacAACTTTAATGACACTGAAAAAACCGACAATAAGAAGTGCCTAAACGACGAAAACAAGTAAAGCTCTACGGTGCCTGGAAGGAATAATACGGAGCAAACGACCGCAGTGGTCCATGGTGGTTGGAGAAGAGAGTAAGGGTAAAGGGTCGGAAACTATTACTTCGTCTTACGAGTTTCGACAATGAGGAATATTTTTTGacgtttattattattattattattattattattgtcatatttcaatcttaaattttaaatattttattttaatcttaaaaaattttaaattaatttaatattatcttATTATTAAATTTACACGAAACAATTCACATAACTAATACATTCAATTTCAGTTTATAACTTAAATCGACTCATTAGCAATCACCAATA from Arachis ipaensis cultivar K30076 chromosome B09, Araip1.1, whole genome shotgun sequence includes these protein-coding regions:
- the LOC107618454 gene encoding uncharacterized protein LOC107618454, coding for MPPMKIQPIDIDSQKLKEAVVVRNDAVKPVLKLRLKRLFVFDRQLSSVLRNSSSSEKQVIAAAGEAPPSIRESAAEGTATEFEPSSVCLAKMVQSFIEDSSEKPAAAKCGRNRCNCFNGNNNSDSSDEELDVFGESINSGSFGDASDALKSLIPCASVVERNLLADTSKIVEKNSKVFKRKDDLRKIVTESLASLGYDSSVCKSKWEKTVSYPAGEYEYIDAIVEGERLIIDIDFRSEFEIARSTGTYKAMLQSLPYIFVGKSDRLCQIVAAVSEAAKQSLKKKGMHVPPWRKAEYMLAKWLSSSCTRASRPLPPTPPPSSAIEDATRNLSDGAATESECGEFELIFGEKISSPEAKAVSCEKSLPTMETPTWQPPAVRVKSIERGTKVVTGLASLLRDKP